The following proteins are encoded in a genomic region of Jaculus jaculus isolate mJacJac1 chromosome 13, mJacJac1.mat.Y.cur, whole genome shotgun sequence:
- the LOC123454042 gene encoding LOW QUALITY PROTEIN: small nuclear ribonucleoprotein G-like (The sequence of the model RefSeq protein was modified relative to this genomic sequence to represent the inferred CDS: inserted 1 base in 1 codon; substituted 1 base at 1 genomic stop codon), translated as MVGDEKLLLKLNGGRRVQGTLPGFDPFMHLMIGECVEMTSGQQHVIGMXFIXGNSIMMSEALERV; from the exons ATGGTCGGGGATGAG aaattattactgaaattaaatggtGGCAGGCGTGTCCAGGGAACACTGCCGGGATTTGATCCCTTCATGCATCTTATGATTGGTGAGTGTGTGGAGATGACCAGTGGGCAGCAGCATGTCATTGGGA TGTTCATATGAGGAAATAGCATCATGATGTCGGAAGCCTTGGAAAGAGTTTAA